From a region of the Salvelinus alpinus chromosome 2, SLU_Salpinus.1, whole genome shotgun sequence genome:
- the LOC139563405 gene encoding uncharacterized protein, with the protein MGCRLSGPWFGDGLGVSGRDLSHLTKRDLSHLSKRDALRILAAYEQPITLQIKSQRGRGYGLQDCSTQTERHWEPLTLPPHLALRSLGVTAAGTMPRVNPAYQDRHYCSHMSLPRDHRDNGRYEYLPTAPQDIEELDPLGYQDLELASRVPRDQSCLIGCCNNLEEPSSYHSQTEDEDYMLEKPLGYLPLHHELDSGLGWTDGSLHQGDLSGLETEEGGLEECHPRGGGLAVSGGGGGGGGSPSSESFISSELSDSGFYSVSTGEFRRFQRLLEKRMCLYKARLHHQREVCERERRDSCQKNHRELLEAIPEALTMQPQPSCSMPGLAAPSMGPPPHGLFRVSSVQFRKADRPCLSRHSSSSGSLFNPHHAPAPLSAHAPVLSTCSTPSGHRRPPPPLQHQGSSSMGQLRRSRTLHHRGPPQERVRRASHPSSPSYATLQHCGVAPPRGLELGLPEEGESELVLTHPAGLALSPQQHAISLGEHRGAVPLPRGHYCDNSGGRDQLVNDRRQQQERSFMSEIPVREREQEREREREHERERERQQEREREREREREREREREREREREKERERERQREREVHRFSTLSHPPQTSMDIHETWPKPANRLSHQGSGGGGGLYSTLEGHTGVGAGVGGGSRKCPNPNPNPTPNTNSNHPNPRAVRNQILRDRASQLADERSGMSTDEESQEVMRGRYWSRTERREHLLLAREQKQQQQQARGQQAYTRPGANGGSGSLREAGVNTRGGAMGGGGRGVIQEEEAVSGGGGSLGDGRCNTVLELSQRKLSRLQNRKLFDDWTTVEELLTHGTRLGTRDEMSLCPSSLLTVTTV; encoded by the exons ATGGGCTGTCGGCTCTCAGGGCCGTGGTTCGGCGATGGATTGGGG GTCAGTGGGCGGGATCTGAGTCACCTGACCAAACGGGATCTTTCCCACCTGAGCAAACGTGATGCTCTTAGAATCCTGGCTGCTTATGAGCAGCCAATCACATTGCAGATCAAGAGCCAGCGTGGGAGGGGTTATGGACTACAGGACTGCAGCACGCAGACTGAGAGACACTGGGAGCCTCTCACCCTGCCCCCCCACCTGGCCCTGCGCAGTTTGGGTGTCACAGCAGCCGGAACCATGCCCAGGGTCAACCCTGCCTACCAGGACAG acaCTACTGCAGCCACATGAGTCTGCCTCGTGATCACCGTGACAATGGGAGATATGAGTACCTACCTACCGCTCCACAAGACATAGAGGAGTTGGATCCACTTGGTTAccag gaCCTGGAGCTGGCCAGTCGTGTTCCGAGGGATCAGAGCTGTCTGATTGGCTGCTGCAACAACCTAGAAGAGCCCAGCAGTTACCACAgccag actGAGGATGAGGACTATATGTTGGAGAAACCTCTGGGCTACCTGCCACTTCACCATGAGCTGGACAGTGGCCTGGGCTGGACCGACGGTAGCCTGCACCAGGGAGACCTCTCTGGCCTGGAGACAGAGGAGGGGGGTCTGGAGGAATGTCACCCCAGGGGAGGGGGCCTGGCGGTCagtggaggagggggtggaggtggagggtctccATCATCTGAGTCCTTCATCTCGTCTGAGCTGAGTGACTCAGGGTTCTACAGCGTGAGCACGGGAGAGTTCCGCCGCTTCCAGAGGCTGTTAGAGAAGCGCATGTGCCTGTACAAAGCTCGTCTCCACCACCAGAGGGAGGTGTGCGAGCGGGAACGCCGCGACAGCTGCCAGAAGAACCACAGAGAGCTGCTTGAAGCCATCCCTGAGGCACTGACCATGCAGCCCCAGCCCTCCTGCTCCATGCCTGGCCTGGCCGCTCCATCCATGGGCCCTCCACCCCACGGACTCTTCAG GGTGTCGTCCGTCCAGTTCCGGAAGGCGGATCGTCCCTGTCTGAGCAGACACAGCTCAAGTAGCGGGTCCCTATTCAACCCTCACCACGCCCCTGCGCCCCTCTCTGCCCATGCGCCTGTCCTCTCCACTTGCAGTACCCCCTCCGGCCACCGCAGGCCGCCACCTCCACTGCAGCACCAGGGCTCCAGCTCAATGGGGCAGCTGCGGAGAAGTAGAACCCTGCACCACCGTGGCCCACCCCAGGAGCGTGTCAGACGGGCCAGTCACCCGTCATCCCCCTCCTATGCCACCCTGCAGCATTGTGGGGTAGCGCCACCTAGAGGCCTGGAGCTGGGCCTGCCTGAAGAGGGAGAATCAGAACTGGTCCTCACACACCCAGCAGGATTGGCCCTCTCACCACAGCAACATGCAATCTCTCTGGGGGAACACAGAGGAGCTGTGCCCTTACCAAGGGGACATTACTGCGACAATAGTGGAGGTCGTGATCAGCTGGTTAACGACAGGAGGCAGCAGCAGGAGAGGAGCTTTATGTCAGAGATACCAGTGCgggagagggagcaagagagagaaagagaaagggagcatGAAAGGGAGCGTGAAAGACagcaagaaagagaaagagagcgagaaagagaaagggagcgagaaagagaaagggagcgagaaagagaacgagagaaagaaagagagcgggaaagacaaagagaaagagaggtgcaCCGCTTCAGCACCCTCAGCCACCCTCCCCAGACATCCATGGACATCCATGAGACATGGCCTAAACCGGCCAATCGGCTGTCCCACCAGGGGTCAGGGGGTGGTGGGGGCCTCTACAGCACTCTTGAGGGCCACACTGGGGTCGGGGCTGGGGTCGGTGGAGGGTCCAGGAAGTGCCCcaatcctaaccccaaccctacccCCAACACTAACTCCAACCATCCTAACCCGAGAGCTGTGAGGAACCAGATTCTTCGCGACCGGGCGTCGCAGCTAGCGGACGAGCGCAGCGGGATGAGTACGGATGAGGAGAGTCAGGAGGTGATGAGGGGGAGGTACTGGAGCCGCACAGAGAGACGGGAGCACCTCCTACTGGCCCGTGAGCagaagcagcaacaacagcaggcCCGAGGGCAACAGGCTTACACAAGGCCAGGAGCCAATGGAGGATCAGGTTCTCTGAGAGAGGCAGGCGTCAACACAAGAGGAGGCGctatgggaggaggagggagaggagttaTTCAAGAGGAAGAGGCTGTGTCTGGAGGGGGAGGGTCTTTGGGAGATGGCCGGTGCAACACGGTGCTGGAGCTCAGCCAAAGGAAGTTGAGTCGTCTGCAGAACAGGAAGCTGTTTGATGATTGGACGACGGTGGAGGAGCTGCTGACTCACGGGACGAGGCTGGGTACCCGAGACGagatgtccctctgtcccagctcactactgactgtcactactgtatag